Within Bacillus solimangrovi, the genomic segment TTCGCTTCAAAGTCAATATAATGACCACGATAGACTCCGTTGAAGTCGGTAGTAGAAGGCTGTTTGAAATAAGCTTCTTTAATGACAGCAGCACTTCTCTTTGGATAATGGACATCAACAATTTGAATAGGTGTTGGTTTCTTATGGATTACAGCTATCCCATTTTCTAAATAGTATTTGTTCGTTTCATTTATATCTTCCTCCAATGTCATTCCACGGTTGCTGAAGCTTTCTCTTTGATATTGTGGTGAACGTTTTTGTTTTCCTTCACTTGGACGGTAAGGCTTCCCATTTGGGTAGCGATATACCATCTTCTTCACCTCTCCATCCTTTTCGTATCATGATTTGTTTTTTTTAGGGTAACTTATTTTAATCTACAAGAAATTAAAGTAGTTCTGTATATTTTGTGACGTTAACATAAAAATTACGTTAAACAGACAAAATTCAGAAGCAATAATCATTAGAATAAAATATCATCATACCATGCTTTTAGAGCTTATATGTTAAAAAGGTTAAAAAAGATACTAAGGTTGCATGATAAGACTGAGGTGATTACGAATGGTTTATTCGATTAATAAGGTATCTAAACTATCGGATGAAACGATAATTGATGCTGTTCGAAGTCATGTAAAATTCGATAATTTGGATAATATATCTAGAACGAACGCTTATT encodes:
- the recU gene encoding Holliday junction resolvase RecU, with translation MVYRYPNGKPYRPSEGKQKRSPQYQRESFSNRGMTLEEDINETNKYYLENGIAVIHKKPTPIQIVDVHYPKRSAAVIKEAYFKQPSTTDFNGVYRGHYIDFEAKETKNKTSFPLKNIHPHQIQHLQRVKAQDGISFILIRFSLTEQIFLMNTDDLLVFWERMESGGRKSITRNEIEDCCHSISLGYHPRIDYLAVIDKIYFETRAER